From Pseudanabaena sp. PCC 6802, one genomic window encodes:
- a CDS encoding glycosyltransferase family 2 protein, which yields MTKPIWSVVVPTYNRLPILQKCLSALEQQQFDRPYEVIVVDDGSTDDTVNHLTLHRDRYPHVRLIQQDRGGAAAARNSGVEQALGEFIIFIDSDLVVTEGFLAAHAAGLHGLDRAFTYGRVINTCNFEQPTSEPFKVTDFSAAYFATGNVAIARHWLIEAGLFDTSFRQYGWEDLELGVRLKKLGLKLIKCPQAVGYHWHPPFSLSQLPHLIDQEEQRGRMGILFYQKHPTWEVRMMIQMTWLHRLLWGLLSLGGVLNERSMRPLLQWLIDRGNPQLALEVARIFLNWYNVQGVYAAYRNLGVEGATSRP from the coding sequence ATGACTAAACCCATATGGTCGGTGGTGGTGCCAACCTATAATCGCTTGCCTATTTTGCAGAAGTGTCTTTCTGCACTAGAGCAGCAGCAGTTCGATCGCCCCTATGAAGTAATCGTTGTCGATGATGGTTCCACTGACGATACGGTGAATCACCTGACATTGCACCGCGATCGCTACCCCCACGTGCGCTTAATTCAGCAAGATCGTGGTGGGGCGGCGGCGGCAAGAAATTCAGGAGTCGAACAGGCGCTTGGCGAGTTCATTATCTTTATTGATAGCGATCTGGTAGTGACCGAGGGTTTTTTAGCCGCGCATGCTGCAGGCCTGCATGGTTTAGATCGCGCTTTTACCTACGGTCGGGTAATTAATACCTGTAATTTTGAACAACCTACATCCGAACCATTTAAGGTGACCGACTTTTCGGCTGCCTATTTTGCTACAGGTAACGTAGCGATCGCGCGGCATTGGTTAATTGAAGCAGGTCTGTTCGATACCAGCTTTCGTCAGTATGGCTGGGAGGATCTAGAACTGGGCGTACGTCTGAAAAAACTAGGTTTAAAGCTGATTAAATGCCCTCAAGCGGTTGGTTACCACTGGCATCCACCATTTAGCTTATCCCAATTACCTCATCTGATCGATCAGGAGGAGCAGCGAGGACGGATGGGGATTTTATTTTATCAGAAGCATCCCACCTGGGAAGTGCGCATGATGATCCAAATGACCTGGCTGCATCGGCTGCTCTGGGGGCTGCTGTCTTTGGGTGGGGTGTTGAACGAGCGATCGATGCGTCCCCTCTTACAGTGGCTGATCGATCGCGGCAACCCGCAGCTAGCCTTAGAAGTAGCAAGGATCTTTTTGAACTGGTACAACGTACAGGGCGTGTACG
- a CDS encoding ABC transporter substrate-binding protein: MTKRFVSILLMALLSVATSIWIVACQPETTTSPSSPTATTATNSGTTTTTASTNELKLGVLLPATGDLSAIGAPMVKAIDFLVETVNNDCGGVLGQPIKLFKEDDRTQETAGVEAMNKLVQVDKVGAVVGAFASSVSTAALAIAVPNKVVQISPGSTSPVFTERAKKGDFNGFWYRTAPPDTYQAAALAKLAYSKGHRKVATLVINNDYGVGFEKVFVESFKKLGGQIVNEAKPTRYDPKATTFEAEAKSAFGSKPDAVAAVLYPETGAPLLKTASELGLLKGVQVFLTDGVQTEDFPKAIGKTSDDKLILAGALGTVPGADGQSLEAFSKRFKEKTGQPLGAFVPHSYDAAALVTIAAEAAKSPTGEAIKSKIRDIANPPGKEVTDVCEALKLVKAGTDINYQGASGNVDLDEYGDVKGSYDVWTVEPDGRIKVIDKVSA; encoded by the coding sequence ATGACTAAACGCTTTGTTTCAATTTTATTAATGGCTCTATTAAGCGTGGCTACTAGTATCTGGATTGTAGCCTGCCAGCCTGAAACCACTACTTCACCTTCTAGTCCAACCGCAACTACAGCAACTAACAGCGGTACTACTACAACTACGGCTTCAACCAATGAACTCAAGCTCGGCGTGCTTCTGCCCGCCACGGGGGATCTCTCCGCCATCGGAGCGCCAATGGTTAAGGCAATTGATTTTTTAGTAGAAACTGTTAACAATGACTGTGGTGGCGTTTTGGGTCAACCAATTAAATTGTTTAAGGAAGACGATCGCACTCAAGAAACCGCTGGCGTTGAAGCGATGAATAAGCTCGTCCAGGTTGATAAGGTGGGAGCCGTGGTTGGTGCTTTTGCCAGTAGCGTCTCGACCGCCGCCCTCGCGATCGCGGTTCCCAACAAGGTCGTCCAAATTTCACCGGGTAGCACCAGCCCCGTATTTACGGAAAGAGCGAAAAAAGGCGACTTTAATGGCTTCTGGTATCGTACTGCCCCACCCGATACCTATCAAGCTGCTGCGCTTGCCAAACTGGCATATTCAAAAGGACATCGCAAGGTGGCAACGTTAGTAATTAATAACGACTACGGTGTGGGTTTTGAAAAAGTATTTGTCGAATCTTTTAAAAAACTAGGCGGTCAGATTGTCAACGAGGCAAAGCCGACGCGCTACGACCCCAAAGCTACCACCTTTGAAGCTGAAGCTAAAAGCGCATTTGGTAGCAAACCAGATGCTGTTGCTGCCGTGCTATATCCCGAAACCGGCGCTCCTTTACTCAAAACTGCTTCCGAGCTAGGTTTGCTCAAAGGCGTTCAGGTCTTCCTGACCGATGGCGTGCAAACCGAAGACTTTCCTAAAGCGATCGGCAAAACATCAGACGACAAGCTCATCCTCGCAGGTGCTCTAGGAACGGTACCTGGTGCTGACGGTCAAAGCTTAGAAGCGTTTTCCAAGCGCTTTAAAGAAAAAACAGGTCAACCCCTCGGCGCTTTTGTACCTCACTCCTATGATGCTGCCGCCCTGGTGACGATCGCGGCTGAAGCTGCCAAGAGTCCTACTGGCGAAGCGATCAAAAGCAAAATTCGCGATATTGCCAATCCACCTGGTAAAGAGGTCACCGATGTCTGCGAAGCTTTGAAACTAGTCAAAGCTGGTACAGATATTAACTATCAGGGTGCCAGTGGTAATGTCGATCTAGATGAATATGGTGACGTTAAAGGCAGTTATGATGTCTGGACTGTGGAGCCAGATGGCAGGATCAAAGTAATTGACAAAGTCTCTGCTTAA
- a CDS encoding CHASE2 domain-containing protein encodes MSSSVLLQNLKGNLAKLARVYGKYQYPVIVGLIALAVSASINGLRSVGFLEPLELKGLDYLIGLRPAEPPDDRIVIVEISEQDIQRQARWPWPDIIFAKAISKISAAKPSVIGIDKYLDIPVGEGRALLVQSMQNAGNVVNITFLTNRGRGVDLPADLAAVSDAGFANVLTDAGSVVRRALLALDYDSFALLLARTHLERTSRKTIDFNPNTKEFAINGRVIPRIKTRYGGYNNIDANGYQVLINYRGREKRFTHISSTDLLQGKVDPSRLRDRIVLIGTTAVSLKDSYPTPYSTGEEVMYGVEIHANIASQIVSAALDGRPVIQVWSEQWEYIWITGWTILGALLALLVRGVSQKPIALVALAALLAGSVYWAFLLAWWIPFFPALFGAIAANILVILYQLSKEQADRSLLMGLFSRHVSKELVNLIWERRSEFLDAGRILGQEVYVTVLFTDMRNFSSFAEVKSPNEILIWLNEYLGAIASEVLKNGGMVDKYIGDAVMAVFGVPIAHGAESERSRDAQNAVETAIVVAEKLIEMSKIWQERGFPETVTGIGINSGIAIAGSLGSSDRLEYSVLGDTVNIAARLESLNKEVDGGAYHILISQDTHARLEGRFKTELVGKYALKGRATETPVYRVLGK; translated from the coding sequence GTGAGTTCTTCCGTGTTGTTGCAAAACCTCAAGGGTAATTTAGCCAAACTGGCGAGGGTGTATGGTAAATATCAATACCCAGTAATTGTAGGACTGATCGCTCTGGCGGTGTCGGCAAGCATTAATGGGCTGCGTAGTGTTGGCTTCTTAGAGCCACTAGAACTAAAAGGTTTAGATTACTTAATTGGGTTGCGTCCCGCAGAACCGCCGGACGATCGCATCGTAATTGTGGAAATTAGCGAACAGGATATTCAGCGTCAAGCCCGTTGGCCCTGGCCGGATATTATATTTGCTAAAGCGATCTCTAAGATTAGTGCCGCTAAACCATCTGTAATTGGCATAGATAAGTATTTAGATATACCCGTGGGAGAGGGTCGCGCTCTGCTCGTCCAGAGCATGCAAAATGCAGGTAATGTCGTAAATATTACGTTTTTGACCAATAGGGGTAGGGGTGTGGATCTGCCTGCCGATCTCGCTGCCGTCAGCGATGCTGGGTTTGCCAACGTACTCACAGATGCAGGATCGGTCGTGCGCCGCGCTCTGCTAGCACTTGACTACGACTCGTTTGCCTTACTCTTGGCGAGAACTCACTTAGAAAGAACCTCGCGCAAAACCATAGATTTCAATCCCAACACCAAAGAATTTGCTATTAACGGGCGCGTAATTCCCAGAATTAAAACCAGGTATGGTGGCTACAACAATATCGATGCCAACGGCTATCAAGTGTTGATTAATTATCGGGGCAGGGAAAAGCGGTTTACCCATATATCTTCTACAGATCTATTGCAGGGTAAGGTCGATCCGTCGCGGTTGCGCGATCGCATAGTGCTAATTGGCACTACAGCAGTCAGCTTGAAAGATAGCTACCCCACGCCCTACAGCACGGGCGAAGAGGTCATGTACGGGGTTGAGATTCATGCCAATATTGCCAGCCAGATCGTCAGTGCGGCATTAGATGGCAGACCGGTTATTCAGGTCTGGAGCGAACAATGGGAATACATCTGGATTACGGGCTGGACGATTTTAGGTGCCCTATTGGCACTGTTAGTGCGAGGTGTCAGCCAGAAACCGATTGCCCTGGTTGCTCTCGCAGCATTGCTGGCAGGCTCGGTGTATTGGGCATTTCTGCTGGCGTGGTGGATTCCCTTCTTCCCAGCCCTGTTTGGCGCGATCGCGGCTAATATTCTCGTTATTCTTTACCAACTTAGCAAAGAGCAAGCGGATCGTAGTTTGCTGATGGGGCTGTTTTCGCGCCATGTTTCTAAGGAACTGGTCAATTTGATCTGGGAACGGCGCTCGGAATTCTTAGATGCGGGACGCATTCTCGGTCAGGAGGTTTACGTAACCGTACTGTTTACCGATATGCGGAACTTCAGTTCTTTTGCGGAAGTTAAAAGTCCGAATGAAATCCTGATCTGGTTGAACGAATATTTGGGCGCGATCGCCTCAGAAGTTCTGAAAAATGGTGGCATGGTGGATAAGTACATAGGCGATGCGGTCATGGCGGTATTTGGCGTCCCGATCGCCCATGGTGCTGAAAGCGAACGCAGTCGCGACGCTCAAAATGCAGTAGAAACTGCGATTGTGGTGGCTGAAAAATTAATCGAGATGAGCAAAATCTGGCAAGAACGCGGTTTCCCGGAGACAGTTACGGGAATCGGCATTAATTCGGGCATTGCGATCGCAGGCAGTCTCGGTAGTAGCGATCGCCTCGAATACTCCGTTCTGGGCGATACTGTTAATATTGCCGCCCGCCTGGAGAGCCTTAATAAAGAAGTAGATGGTGGGGCGTACCATATTTTGATTAGCCAGGATACTCACGCTCGTTTAGAGGGAAGATTTAAAACTGAGTTAGTTGGTAAATATGCCCTCAAAGGTCGGGCAACGGAAACACCCGTATACAGAGTTCTAGGCAAGTAA
- the ebsA gene encoding type IV pilus biogenesis protein EbsA, protein MELKRSDNSPKVAAYIPYYREQAKREIIPFAVHLYESEILEGERQIEGGTSMPFVATWRGSGIPSESGLIIVTFDNNPELRYEVVMSNSEFVGYLIEIIVNYRNRNVIDFPKLFYSKLFRIKIASDSN, encoded by the coding sequence ATGGAACTAAAGCGATCGGATAACAGCCCCAAAGTGGCTGCCTACATCCCCTATTATAGAGAACAAGCCAAAAGAGAGATTATTCCATTTGCCGTTCATCTTTACGAGTCCGAGATATTGGAGGGAGAGCGACAAATTGAAGGGGGGACAAGTATGCCATTTGTTGCAACCTGGAGAGGATCTGGCATACCCTCAGAGTCAGGGTTAATTATCGTAACATTTGATAACAATCCAGAACTGCGTTACGAAGTAGTGATGTCTAATTCAGAGTTTGTGGGTTACTTGATCGAGATCATCGTTAACTATCGCAATCGTAATGTCATTGACTTCCCCAAGTTATTCTATAGCAAGCTATTCAGGATCAAGATTGCGTCTGACAGCAATTAG
- a CDS encoding ribonuclease III family protein, which produces MIDPRRQRELNRLLAHLGIDSSHKINWQILDLSLVHPSYSTTTNNDVLEFVGDSVLRLATSMWLHENYSDRKVGELAALRSHLVSDRVIAEIAAVYDLDRLLVMSNAARNDATAVRSRLAAGLEAVLAALYLSTNDFSLIRSWLDPHLEQAAQKLMSEPALGNYKVALQELTQARWKLLPQYQTLDPQDAEDDGAGNKTGTDGQELFTVEVWVADRCWGKGQGKSIKAAQQAAAAVALQALQARG; this is translated from the coding sequence ATGATCGATCCGCGTCGCCAAAGAGAGTTAAACAGGTTGCTCGCTCATCTGGGCATTGATTCGTCGCACAAAATTAACTGGCAGATCCTGGATCTATCTTTAGTACATCCTTCCTATTCCACAACTACGAACAACGACGTTCTGGAGTTTGTTGGGGATAGCGTCTTGAGGCTGGCAACCAGTATGTGGCTGCACGAAAATTATAGCGATCGCAAGGTGGGCGAACTGGCCGCACTGCGATCTCACCTCGTTAGCGATCGCGTCATTGCTGAAATTGCCGCCGTCTACGATCTAGATCGGCTACTGGTCATGTCCAATGCTGCCCGCAATGATGCAACAGCCGTGCGATCGCGCTTGGCAGCAGGCTTAGAAGCTGTACTGGCTGCTTTATACCTGAGTACCAATGACTTCAGTCTAATTCGGAGCTGGCTTGACCCACATCTAGAGCAGGCCGCTCAAAAACTAATGTCCGAGCCAGCTTTGGGCAATTACAAAGTGGCGCTGCAAGAGTTAACCCAAGCGCGTTGGAAACTATTACCGCAATATCAAACCCTCGATCCTCAAGATGCTGAAGACGATGGAGCAGGCAATAAAACAGGCACGGATGGGCAGGAATTGTTTACGGTTGAGGTTTGGGTCGCCGATCGCTGTTGGGGGAAAGGACAGGGCAAGAGTATTAAAGCCGCCCAACAAGCGGCAGCGGCTGTGGCTTTGCAGGCTTTACAAGCGCGCGGCTAA
- a CDS encoding cellulose synthase family protein, protein MLLYGINAYWLTAVHKTKLGRREYYQRRSVRKKQRSLAMSSLGSLKRGRNGFASVATAELSAEAVEVRGLPTVTVQLPIFNERYVAQRLLDAVCQLDYPRDRLYIQVLDDSTDDTQDILQEAVTAYQRQGYWVDYIHREDRTGFKAGALQAAMSQVQGDYIAIFDADFMPRSDWLRRTILHYCQNPDHRIAVVQTRWGHVNSEYSLLTRLQSAGIDGHFAIEQQARCQRGYFLNFNGTAGIWSKDAIIDSGGWHADTLAEDMDLSYRAQLSGWRVVYDNDIVAHAELPVSMAAFKLQQFRWAKGSIQCAKKLIPAILRSKLNLAAKCQAILHLTGYSVHPLMLLIILLALPLMLLVPPELTALRNMFSGFWGIFMMPATFGPPFLYFTAQKELYPLTWTKRLGRILLLALLGTGISFSNSRAVIAGLFNTGANFRRTPKYNIKQKGDRWDNKAYKIPMDMTATIEIGLCLYSCIAAVISFNEGLFLTLPFMVLYALGYGYVGGLTLWQTWQMQVRNH, encoded by the coding sequence TTGCTGCTGTACGGGATCAACGCCTACTGGTTAACTGCCGTCCATAAAACTAAGCTGGGTCGCAGAGAATACTACCAGCGGCGCTCGGTCAGGAAAAAACAGCGCTCCCTGGCGATGTCGTCATTGGGCAGCCTGAAAAGAGGCAGAAACGGCTTCGCTTCAGTCGCTACTGCCGAGCTGTCCGCAGAGGCAGTCGAGGTAAGAGGGCTACCAACTGTAACCGTGCAACTGCCTATTTTTAACGAGCGCTATGTGGCGCAAAGACTGTTGGATGCAGTCTGTCAGTTAGACTATCCACGCGATCGCCTGTATATCCAGGTGCTGGATGATTCCACTGACGATACTCAAGACATATTGCAAGAGGCCGTGACTGCCTACCAACGTCAGGGATACTGGGTAGACTACATCCACCGCGAAGATCGTACGGGTTTTAAAGCAGGTGCCTTACAGGCTGCTATGTCCCAAGTCCAGGGTGACTATATCGCCATTTTCGATGCGGATTTTATGCCGAGATCGGACTGGTTGCGGCGAACCATCCTGCACTATTGCCAGAACCCCGACCATCGTATTGCCGTCGTGCAAACGCGCTGGGGGCACGTGAATTCCGAGTATTCTTTGCTGACCAGACTGCAGTCGGCTGGTATTGACGGTCACTTTGCGATCGAGCAGCAGGCACGCTGTCAAAGGGGGTACTTCCTCAACTTTAATGGCACCGCTGGTATTTGGAGTAAAGATGCCATTATTGACAGCGGCGGCTGGCACGCTGATACGCTGGCAGAGGATATGGATTTAAGCTATCGCGCCCAGCTAAGTGGTTGGCGGGTAGTGTACGACAACGATATTGTTGCTCATGCGGAACTGCCAGTGTCGATGGCAGCCTTCAAGCTCCAGCAATTCCGTTGGGCTAAGGGTAGCATTCAGTGTGCTAAAAAGCTGATTCCTGCGATTTTGCGCAGTAAGCTTAATTTGGCTGCAAAGTGTCAGGCCATCCTGCATTTAACTGGATACTCAGTACATCCACTCATGTTACTGATTATTTTATTGGCATTACCGCTCATGCTGCTGGTTCCACCTGAATTAACCGCACTCAGAAATATGTTTAGTGGTTTTTGGGGTATCTTTATGATGCCGGCCACATTTGGGCCTCCTTTTCTGTATTTCACTGCCCAAAAGGAGCTGTATCCTCTAACCTGGACAAAGCGTCTGGGCAGAATCTTGCTTTTGGCATTGCTTGGTACGGGTATATCTTTTAGTAATTCTCGGGCTGTGATTGCGGGCTTGTTTAATACAGGTGCTAACTTCCGGCGTACGCCCAAGTACAACATCAAACAAAAGGGTGATCGCTGGGATAATAAGGCCTATAAAATACCCATGGATATGACGGCAACGATCGAAATAGGTCTTTGCCTGTATAGCTGTATCGCGGCAGTAATTTCCTTTAACGAGGGGCTGTTTCTTACCCTGCCGTTTATGGTGCTATATGCCCTGGGCTATGGTTATGTAGGAGGTTTAACGCTCTGGCAAACGTGGCAGATGCAGGTGCGCAATCATTAA
- a CDS encoding DUF4058 family protein, giving the protein MRNPFPGMNPYLEQPDLWHQVHNRLIVAIADDLTPKIVPKYRVSIEERVYTSVDNLVIAGIADVAVTNRSFQNSGTATLNLTEPRKVKLPIPEEVTERFLEVRSTQGHKSVVTVIEILSPKNKRSKEGRFAYESKRHKILSSATHLVEIDLLRLGEAMPLLEVFDTNYRILVSRSYQRPDADLYAFNLSNPIPAFPIPLDVGEIEPIIDLQRLLNEVYERARFDLAIDYGRSLKPELSSQETEWIATVLGNMELNVRN; this is encoded by the coding sequence ATGCGCAATCCTTTCCCAGGCATGAACCCATATCTAGAGCAACCCGATCTGTGGCACCAGGTTCACAATCGCCTGATTGTGGCGATCGCCGATGACCTGACACCCAAAATCGTTCCCAAATATCGCGTTTCCATTGAGGAGCGCGTTTACACCAGTGTAGATAATCTCGTCATTGCCGGAATTGCCGATGTAGCGGTTACAAATCGCAGTTTTCAAAATTCTGGAACTGCAACGTTAAATCTCACCGAACCCAGGAAAGTCAAGCTCCCAATACCGGAAGAGGTAACAGAGCGATTTCTAGAAGTGAGATCGACCCAAGGCCATAAGTCCGTAGTTACTGTCATTGAGATTCTTTCGCCCAAAAACAAACGCTCGAAAGAGGGACGATTTGCCTATGAGAGCAAGCGCCACAAGATTTTGAGTTCTGCAACGCATCTGGTCGAAATCGATTTACTGCGATTGGGAGAGGCAATGCCGCTGTTAGAGGTATTTGATACTAACTATCGCATTCTTGTCAGCCGAAGCTACCAGCGGCCAGATGCCGATCTCTACGCGTTTAACCTGAGCAATCCGATCCCTGCCTTCCCTATCCCATTAGATGTAGGTGAAATAGAGCCAATTATCGATTTACAGCGACTATTAAACGAGGTGTACGAGCGAGCAAGGTTCGATCTGGCAATTGACTACGGGCGATCGCTAAAACCCGAGCTCTCATCCCAAGAGACAGAATGGATTGCTACAGTTCTGGGAAATATGGAATTGAACGTTCGCAACTAA